One window of Banduia mediterranea genomic DNA carries:
- a CDS encoding arginyltransferase, whose product MTDARIRLYLGTDHACGYLDTRTARSLFIDPKLPLDARRYAMFLDLGFRRSGDYVYRPHCQGCSACMPARVPVREFAPDRAQRRCLRSNRAVDVTTGDDLDDEHFALYRRYLAARHPGGGMDADDREAFRSFLGCRWQQPQIWAFREHGRLLAGAVVDVLPHGLSAVYTYFDPELRPRGLGTFAVLTEIAKARESGLDYVYLGYWVPGSETMDYKRRFRPLEVLENGHWSRIAEC is encoded by the coding sequence GTGACCGACGCCCGCATCCGGCTCTACCTGGGCACCGACCATGCCTGCGGCTATCTCGACACCCGCACCGCGCGCAGCCTGTTCATCGACCCGAAGCTGCCGCTGGATGCCCGGCGCTACGCGATGTTCCTGGATCTGGGATTCCGACGCAGCGGCGATTACGTCTACCGGCCGCATTGCCAGGGTTGCAGCGCCTGCATGCCAGCGCGGGTTCCGGTTCGGGAATTTGCCCCCGATCGCGCGCAACGGCGCTGCCTGCGGTCCAATCGCGCCGTCGACGTCACGACCGGCGACGACCTGGATGACGAACACTTCGCGCTGTACCGCCGCTATCTCGCCGCACGTCATCCCGGCGGCGGCATGGACGCCGATGACCGTGAAGCGTTTCGCAGCTTCCTGGGTTGCCGCTGGCAGCAGCCGCAGATCTGGGCGTTTCGTGAGCATGGCCGCCTGCTTGCCGGCGCCGTGGTCGACGTGCTGCCGCATGGCCTGTCGGCGGTTTACACCTATTTCGACCCTGAGCTGCGGCCACGCGGCCTCGGCACTTTCGCCGTGCTGACCGAGATTGCCAAGGCGCGTGAATCCGGTCTGGACTACGTTTATCTGGGCTATTGGGTGCCCGGCAGCGAGACCATGGACTACAAGCGACGCTTCAGGCCATTGGAGGTTCTCGAAAACGGCCATTGGTCACGAATTGCCGAATGCTGA
- the infA gene encoding translation initiation factor IF-1, translated as MPKEDHIEMEGTVLETLPNTTFRVKLENGHVVTAHISGRMRKHYIRILRGDKVKLEMTPYDLSKARITYRDK; from the coding sequence ATGCCCAAAGAAGATCATATTGAAATGGAAGGTACGGTCCTTGAGACCCTGCCCAACACCACGTTCCGTGTAAAGCTCGAGAATGGTCACGTCGTGACCGCTCACATCTCCGGCCGCATGCGCAAGCATTACATCCGCATACTCAGAGGCGACAAGGTCAAGCTGGAAATGACCCCCTACGACCTCAGCAAGGCCCGCATTACCTACCGGGACAAATAA
- the clpA gene encoding ATP-dependent Clp protease ATP-binding subunit ClpA translates to MLSDELQKALDAAFLSARGDGHDLLTVEHLLLALLSDANVNEVLGASGADLEALEQGLRDYIRQNVQKVADGEERDVQPTLSFQRVLQRAIYHVQSAGKKQVSTLNVLVAIFSEKDTQAVYLLGEQGVSRLDVVNYISHGISKVSGENEAPQSGESADKEAAAGGEQPALEQFATNLNERAKKGKIDPLIGRELEIERVMQTLCRRRKNNPLLVGEAGVGKTAIAEGLAWLITQNRVPDLLKGGVVYSLDLGSLIAGTKYRGDFEKRLKGVLAELGERKGAILFIDEIHTIIGAGAASGGVMDASNLLKPLLSSGELRCIGSTTYQEYRGVFEKDRALARRFQKIDVVEPSVTDTIKILEGLKERFEEHHQVHFTRPALEAAVQLSARHITDRHLPDKAIDIIDEAAARLRLLPEGRKRKTVQVKDIEDTVARIARIPPKAVTSSDRDRLASLERDLKLVIYGQDDAVNALTSSIKMSRSGLGNPDKPIGSFLLAGPTGVGKTEVTRQLASLLGIEMIRFDMSEYMERHTISRLIGAPPGYVGFDQGGLLTDQVLKHPHAVVLLDEVEKAHPDVFNLLLQVMDHGTLTDNNGRHVDFRNVILIMTTNAGAEQVARRSIGFSEQDNTSDAMEIIRKAFTPEFRNRLDAIVPFAALPKEAVFRVVDKFLLQLEEQLGSKAVRLTVDEDARIWLADNGFDIKMGARPMARVIQENIKRPLAEELLFGKLSGGGRVVVSVTDDALSFEIESREQIAQLEIA, encoded by the coding sequence ATGTTGAGCGATGAATTGCAGAAAGCCTTGGACGCCGCCTTCCTGTCGGCGCGTGGAGACGGTCACGATCTGTTGACGGTCGAGCACCTGCTGCTGGCGCTGCTCTCCGATGCCAATGTCAACGAGGTGCTGGGCGCCTCGGGCGCCGATCTCGAAGCGCTGGAGCAGGGTCTGCGTGACTACATTCGCCAGAACGTGCAAAAGGTGGCTGACGGCGAGGAACGCGACGTTCAGCCCACGCTGTCGTTCCAGCGCGTTCTGCAGCGCGCGATCTACCACGTGCAGTCGGCCGGCAAGAAGCAGGTCTCCACGCTCAACGTCCTGGTCGCGATCTTCAGCGAGAAGGACACGCAGGCGGTCTATCTGCTCGGTGAGCAGGGGGTATCGCGCCTCGACGTGGTCAATTACATCTCGCACGGTATTTCCAAGGTCTCGGGCGAGAACGAAGCCCCGCAGTCCGGGGAGTCCGCCGACAAGGAAGCGGCCGCCGGCGGCGAGCAGCCCGCCTTGGAGCAGTTCGCCACCAACCTCAACGAGCGCGCCAAGAAGGGCAAGATCGACCCGCTGATCGGGCGCGAGCTGGAAATCGAGCGCGTCATGCAGACGCTGTGCCGGCGGCGCAAGAACAATCCGCTGCTGGTCGGCGAGGCCGGTGTCGGCAAGACCGCCATCGCCGAGGGTCTGGCCTGGCTGATCACACAGAACCGCGTGCCGGATCTGCTCAAGGGCGGTGTGGTCTACAGCCTCGACCTCGGCTCGCTGATCGCCGGCACCAAATACCGCGGTGATTTCGAGAAGCGCCTGAAGGGCGTGCTCGCCGAGCTGGGCGAGCGCAAGGGCGCGATCCTGTTCATCGACGAAATCCACACCATCATCGGTGCCGGCGCCGCCAGTGGCGGCGTCATGGATGCCTCCAACCTGCTCAAGCCGCTGCTGTCCTCCGGCGAACTGCGCTGCATCGGTTCGACCACCTACCAGGAATACCGCGGCGTGTTCGAGAAGGACCGCGCCCTGGCGCGGCGCTTCCAGAAGATCGACGTGGTCGAGCCGTCCGTCACCGACACCATCAAGATTCTCGAAGGGCTCAAGGAACGGTTCGAAGAACATCACCAGGTGCATTTCACGCGCCCGGCGCTGGAAGCGGCGGTTCAGCTGTCGGCTCGGCACATCACCGACCGGCACCTGCCGGACAAGGCCATCGACATCATCGACGAGGCTGCGGCACGCCTGCGCCTGCTGCCGGAAGGCCGCAAGCGCAAGACCGTGCAGGTCAAGGACATCGAGGACACCGTGGCGCGCATCGCGCGAATCCCGCCGAAGGCGGTGACCAGCTCCGATCGTGATCGTCTGGCCTCGCTGGAACGCGACCTCAAGCTCGTGATCTACGGGCAGGACGACGCCGTCAACGCGCTGACTTCGAGCATCAAGATGTCGCGCTCCGGCCTCGGCAATCCGGACAAGCCGATCGGTTCGTTCCTGTTGGCCGGCCCTACCGGTGTCGGCAAGACCGAAGTCACGCGCCAGCTGGCTTCACTGCTCGGTATCGAGATGATCCGCTTCGACATGTCCGAGTACATGGAGCGGCACACCATCTCGCGCCTGATCGGTGCGCCTCCGGGTTACGTCGGATTCGACCAAGGCGGTTTGCTGACCGACCAGGTGCTCAAGCATCCGCACGCCGTGGTATTGCTCGACGAGGTCGAGAAGGCGCATCCGGATGTGTTCAATCTGTTGTTGCAGGTCATGGATCACGGCACGCTGACGGACAACAACGGACGCCACGTGGATTTCCGCAACGTCATCCTGATCATGACGACCAATGCCGGCGCGGAACAGGTGGCGCGGCGTTCGATCGGTTTCTCGGAGCAGGACAACACCAGCGACGCCATGGAAATCATCCGCAAGGCCTTTACGCCGGAATTCCGCAACCGACTGGATGCGATCGTGCCGTTCGCCGCGCTGCCCAAGGAAGCGGTGTTCCGGGTGGTCGACAAGTTCCTGCTGCAACTCGAGGAACAGCTGGGGTCCAAGGCTGTTCGCCTGACGGTGGACGAGGATGCCCGCATCTGGCTGGCCGACAACGGCTTCGACATCAAGATGGGTGCGCGGCCGATGGCGCGGGTCATACAGGAAAACATCAAGCGACCGCTGGCCGAAGAGCTGTTGTTCGGCAAGCTCTCCGGTGGCGGCCGGGTTGTGGTCAGCGTGACTGACGATGCCTTGAGCTTCGAGATCGAAAGTCGCGAGCAGATTGCGCAGCTTGAGATCGCCTGA
- the clpS gene encoding ATP-dependent Clp protease adapter ClpS: MSENQREGLLDVVTDEAKPRLQQPPMYKVIVVNDDFTPMEFVVLVLQKFFHHAHEKAVQIMLQVHTQGRGVAGIFPSEIAETKVAQVNSFARQNQHPLLTVMEKA, from the coding sequence ATGTCCGAGAACCAACGCGAAGGTCTGCTCGATGTCGTCACTGACGAGGCCAAGCCTCGCCTGCAGCAGCCTCCGATGTACAAGGTCATCGTGGTCAACGATGACTTCACCCCCATGGAGTTCGTTGTACTGGTTCTGCAGAAGTTCTTTCACCATGCACATGAAAAAGCGGTACAAATCATGCTGCAGGTACACACGCAGGGCCGTGGAGTGGCGGGCATCTTCCCGTCGGAAATAGCGGAGACCAAAGTGGCCCAGGTCAACAGCTTCGCCCGCCAGAACCAGCACCCGTTGCTGACCGTGATGGAGAAAGCCTGA
- a CDS encoding CHASE2 domain-containing protein, with protein MQRSIVRLAIGAAVFTLFALHSAGQLRWRLLDRIETFTYDARMRLPAQAQSQAPIVIVDLDEKSLAAEGQWPWPRDLLADLVDRLFDDYNIRVLGLDMTFPEPDGQSPSRLLSRLSDSAVGRLPGFAAASAAVSAQIDHDRRFAEALSDRAVVMGFVFKQSVKSDEAPEQGVLGPPLFAVEDAVDYVAPHGFTGNLQGLQAPSGLGGFFENPLVDDDGVYRRVPLVQAYQGRVYPSLALSVTRAALGGAPVSLLFDPPAKRRSLNLEAVELGPLEIPVDEQVAAWVPYRGGYRSFPYVSATDVLRRSVEPGVLRDAIVLLGTTAPGLLDLRVTPVARAFPGVEIHANLIAGMLEGQIRKKPSYYLGLEVVELALIALLIGLLFPRLSPLAGAGLAAGVALAVVGGALLAWQLGAILPMGVPVVFTLFLFLAQQLFGYFVESRGKREISRLFGQYVPPQLVEEMAARPQVVSMEGDIRDMTVLFSDVRDFTSISERLDARSLSDMMNQFLTPQTRCIQQYRGTIDKYMGDAIMAFWGAPLPDESHALNAVRAALDMVAAVQALNPQFEARGWPAIRIGIGIGSGDMRVGNMGSEFRVAYTVMGDPVNLASRLEGLTKVYGVPIIISEITREALPSDWAMRELDCVRVKGKERPVTIFEPLGPKEELSSSVRESLARHRGALQAYRGARWNQAEAAWLELARREPERRLYGLYLDRVRQLRVTPPPVDWDGVFVFKTK; from the coding sequence ATGCAGCGTTCGATAGTGCGGCTCGCGATTGGCGCGGCCGTGTTCACATTGTTCGCACTGCACAGCGCAGGCCAGCTGCGCTGGCGCCTGCTCGACCGGATCGAGACCTTCACCTACGACGCCCGCATGCGCCTGCCGGCCCAGGCGCAATCCCAGGCCCCGATCGTGATCGTCGATCTCGATGAAAAGAGCCTGGCCGCCGAAGGCCAATGGCCGTGGCCCCGCGATCTGCTGGCCGACCTGGTCGACCGCCTGTTTGACGACTACAACATTCGCGTACTCGGGCTGGACATGACGTTTCCGGAGCCGGACGGGCAGTCACCGTCGCGGCTACTGTCTCGGCTCAGCGACAGTGCTGTCGGCCGTCTGCCGGGTTTCGCGGCCGCGAGCGCGGCGGTCTCGGCGCAGATCGATCATGATCGCCGGTTCGCCGAGGCGCTGAGCGATCGCGCAGTGGTCATGGGTTTCGTCTTCAAGCAATCCGTGAAATCGGACGAAGCGCCGGAACAGGGCGTTCTGGGGCCACCGCTGTTTGCCGTCGAGGACGCCGTGGACTACGTCGCGCCGCACGGGTTTACGGGCAACCTCCAGGGCTTGCAAGCGCCTTCGGGCCTCGGCGGATTCTTCGAAAACCCGCTGGTGGACGACGACGGCGTGTACCGCCGCGTGCCCTTGGTGCAGGCCTATCAGGGTCGGGTCTATCCGTCGCTGGCGCTCAGCGTGACCCGTGCCGCCTTGGGCGGCGCTCCGGTTTCGCTGCTGTTCGACCCCCCGGCAAAGCGCCGCTCGCTGAATCTGGAAGCCGTTGAACTCGGCCCGCTGGAGATTCCGGTGGACGAGCAGGTCGCCGCCTGGGTTCCGTATCGCGGTGGATATCGCTCGTTTCCCTATGTCTCGGCGACCGATGTCCTGCGCCGAAGTGTCGAGCCGGGCGTGCTTCGGGACGCCATCGTATTGCTCGGCACGACGGCGCCGGGCCTGCTCGACCTGCGGGTCACGCCGGTGGCGCGTGCATTTCCGGGCGTGGAAATCCACGCCAATCTGATTGCCGGCATGCTGGAGGGCCAGATCCGCAAGAAACCGTCCTATTACCTGGGGCTGGAAGTGGTGGAGCTGGCGCTGATCGCGTTGCTGATCGGCCTGCTGTTTCCACGCCTGTCACCGCTGGCGGGTGCCGGACTCGCCGCCGGGGTGGCGCTGGCGGTCGTCGGTGGTGCCCTGCTGGCCTGGCAGCTCGGCGCGATCCTGCCGATGGGCGTGCCGGTGGTGTTCACGCTGTTTCTGTTCCTGGCCCAGCAGCTGTTCGGCTATTTCGTGGAATCGCGCGGCAAGCGCGAGATTTCCCGGCTGTTCGGGCAATACGTGCCGCCGCAACTGGTCGAGGAAATGGCGGCGCGGCCGCAGGTGGTGTCGATGGAGGGCGACATCCGCGATATGACCGTGCTGTTTTCCGATGTGCGGGATTTCACCTCGATCTCGGAACGACTGGACGCAAGATCGCTGTCGGACATGATGAACCAGTTCCTGACGCCGCAGACCCGCTGCATCCAGCAGTATCGCGGCACGATCGACAAGTACATGGGTGACGCGATCATGGCGTTCTGGGGCGCGCCGTTGCCGGACGAGTCGCACGCCCTGAACGCAGTCCGTGCAGCCCTGGACATGGTGGCGGCGGTGCAAGCGCTCAATCCGCAGTTCGAGGCGCGCGGCTGGCCCGCGATCCGGATCGGCATCGGCATCGGCAGTGGCGACATGCGCGTCGGCAACATGGGTTCCGAATTCCGGGTGGCTTATACCGTGATGGGCGATCCGGTGAACCTCGCCTCGCGTCTGGAGGGCCTGACCAAGGTCTACGGCGTGCCGATCATCATCAGCGAGATCACGCGTGAGGCGCTGCCGTCCGATTGGGCGATGCGCGAGCTCGATTGCGTGCGCGTCAAGGGCAAGGAACGCCCGGTGACGATCTTCGAACCCTTGGGCCCCAAGGAGGAACTGAGCAGTTCCGTGCGGGAGTCGCTGGCGCGACATCGTGGTGCCTTGCAGGCCTATCGTGGCGCCCGCTGGAATCAGGCCGAGGCCGCCTGGCTCGAACTTGCAAGGCGGGAACCGGAGCGCAGATTGTATGGTCTGTACCTGGATCGGGTGCGGCAGCTACGCGTGACGCCGCCGCCCGTCGACTGGGACGGCGTGTTCGTGTTCAAGACCAAATAG
- the gspC gene encoding type II secretion system protein GspC: MSRGLPPIIDRGLAVLPAAVSAVLALVLGVQLAHLVWAFVPVPTWTPPPVTVDRKDSASKTVDLDLIVSAALFGRYEVPKTRAAIEDAPDTRLNLKLIGILANTDTHGSRALIESSDGQEKPYAINDDIDRGVSLQAIFPDRVILSRAGQLETLRLDKDKPSAATDSRYLPGQSGGDNAVDVAELTQIRETLLADPSRAQEFIRVVPANVGGNQRGYRIYPGRNRSLFSAAGLRPGDLVTAVNGVELNDPARALQLLGELSQATSVNLSVERGGQLQNYTLSIN; encoded by the coding sequence ATGAGCAGGGGACTCCCACCGATTATCGATCGCGGCCTGGCCGTGCTGCCGGCTGCGGTCAGCGCCGTACTCGCACTGGTGCTCGGCGTACAGCTGGCACATCTGGTGTGGGCGTTTGTTCCGGTGCCGACATGGACGCCGCCGCCAGTCACCGTTGACCGCAAGGATTCCGCGTCCAAGACCGTCGACCTCGACCTGATCGTCAGTGCCGCTCTGTTTGGCCGCTACGAAGTGCCCAAGACCCGTGCCGCAATCGAGGATGCGCCGGACACGCGCCTCAACCTAAAGCTCATCGGCATACTGGCGAACACCGATACCCATGGATCGCGCGCGCTGATCGAGAGCAGCGACGGCCAGGAAAAACCGTATGCGATCAACGATGACATTGATCGCGGCGTGTCCTTGCAGGCGATTTTCCCGGACCGGGTGATCCTGTCGCGGGCCGGTCAGCTGGAAACCCTGCGCCTCGACAAGGACAAGCCCAGCGCCGCCACCGACAGCCGCTACCTGCCCGGCCAGAGCGGCGGTGACAATGCCGTGGACGTCGCCGAACTGACCCAGATTCGCGAAACCCTGCTGGCCGATCCCAGTCGCGCCCAGGAATTCATCCGCGTGGTGCCGGCCAACGTGGGCGGCAACCAGCGTGGCTACCGCATCTATCCGGGGCGTAACCGCTCGCTGTTTTCGGCCGCCGGACTGCGCCCCGGCGACCTGGTCACGGCCGTCAACGGCGTAGAATTGAACGATCCGGCGCGAGCCTTGCAACTGCTGGGTGAACTGAGCCAGGCCACGAGCGTGAACCTTTCGGTGGAACGTGGCGGTCAACTCCAGAACTACACTCTAAGTATTAACTGA